The nucleotide window CCGTATCATTTTAATGGAGGCTCTCCCCAGGAACACAAGCAACAAAATGAGCAGCATAAGGGTAAAATCTCCTGTGATACTCGCTTTAATTTGTGGTCTATATCTAGCGCTACAGGTAAGCAAcccaaaaattggcttttgacTTTTCTCAAAGGATTATTTTACTTTAGCATGCCAACGCATTACCGCAAGAAGCGTTTACTGCTGACGATGACGAGGAAATAGTAGCAAGGGTTGTCGCAACTGTTGCAGAAAATGAAATACCCGTCCACGTACCTGTAACTGGAGATGATGAAGATTCAAGTGAAGTTGAGTCCTCCGAAGAGTTCTTCTATCTGCCAGACATATTTAACACGCCAACATATCGTCTACAAATTCGGTACTTTAGACTCATACAAGATTACGTCAACAAACTAATAACTGAAGGACGAGATTTTGTTGAGGCCACATTGACAGCAATGAATGCGCTACCAGAGTCTATGGGTCTCAGTGGAAATTTAACACGCATGCGTAATTTATTGGAACGCATTGATAGTCAAGATTTATCGAAAAATGATTTGGCTTCGATAATTGAGAAAACCGAAATTACCGATGAACTAGCGGATTTGTATGGAGATTTCCTGGCAATTATAGACGCACTCTCTGACGACGATGCACTTGTATTAAAGGAAATCTTTGATAAAATCGATTTGGATGGCTACAATGAACGTTTGGacgtttttcttaaaaatacgGCCAACAAAATAACGAAAGTGGCGAAtaagtttttcaacaaattaagCAAAGCGGAGAAGGAAAAATATCCAGAATTAATCAAATGGTATGAAGATTTCAAACAGCCGAAATCTGATCTAGACAAATATAATGACGCTGTGGTTTTGGTAAAATATCTATTGAAACAtcgcttttgaaaaattaagtatttttaaaattaaaaaaataattatattttatgagaTATTTTGGAAACTTAAAacaagcatatattttttttgataatgattatatttaacaaagtctttatatatattttttaagtttaaattataTTACGTTATAAAgcgttatattaaaaaaacaaagctctatgagagaaaaattttattaaaaataaaatatttaaagcaactAAAGTTATTTGCTTAGCAGACTTCTATGGAAAAAGCTAACCTAAAATCTGTTTATATTGATTAAATTAGTGATTTCACGAACAGCTTTAGTTCTTTGAAAAATCGTATAATGCACAGTTAAGCTAATTATGGCCATTAGAAACTAATTGAAATCTGCTTAACAAGAAAGCTTTCAAGAAATAGAG belongs to Bactrocera dorsalis isolate Fly_Bdor chromosome 1, ASM2337382v1, whole genome shotgun sequence and includes:
- the LOC105232382 gene encoding uncharacterized protein LOC105232382, with amino-acid sequence MEALPRNTSNKMSSIRVKSPVILALICGLYLALQHANALPQEAFTADDDEEIVARVVATVAENEIPVHVPVTGDDEDSSEVESSEEFFYLPDIFNTPTYRLQIRYFRLIQDYVNKLITEGRDFVEATLTAMNALPESMGLSGNLTRMRNLLERIDSQDLSKNDLASIIEKTEITDELADLYGDFLAIIDALSDDDALVLKEIFDKIDLDGYNERLDVFLKNTANKITKVANKFFNKLSKAEKEKYPELIKWYEDFKQPKSDLDKYNDAVVLVKYLLKHRF